A part of Bubalus bubalis isolate 160015118507 breed Murrah chromosome 6, NDDB_SH_1, whole genome shotgun sequence genomic DNA contains:
- the BCL9 gene encoding B-cell CLL/lymphoma 9 protein isoform X4 has protein sequence MHSSNPKVRNSPSGNTQSPKSKQEVMVRPPTVMSPSGNPQLDSKFSNQECNSADHIKSQDSQHTPHSMTPSNATVPRSSTPSHGQTTAPEPTPAQKTPAKVVYVFSTEVANKAAEAVLKGQVETIVSFHIQNISNSKTERSTAPLNTQISALRNDPKPLPQQPPAPANQDQNSSQNTRLQPTPPIPAPAPKPAAPPRPLDRDSPGVENKLIPSVGSPAGSTPLPPDSTGPNSTPNNRAVTPVSQGSNSSSADPKAPPPPPVSSGEPPTLGENPDGLSQEQLEHRERSLQTLRDIQRMLFPDEKEFPGGQSGGPQQNTGVLDGPQKKPEGPIQAMMVQSQSLGKGPGPRTDVGAPFGPQGHRDVPFSPDEMVPPSMNSQSGPIGPDHLDHMTPEQIAWLKLQQEFYEEKRRKQEQVVVQQCSLQDMMVHQHGPRGVVRGPPPPYQMTPGEAWGPGGSEPFADGINMPHSLPPRAMAPHPSMPGSQMRLPGFAGMMNSEMEGPNVPNPASRPGLSAVSWPDDVPKIPDGRNFPPGQGVFSGPGRGERFPNPQGLSEEMFQQQLAEKQLGLPPGMSVEGIRPGMEMNRMIPGSQRHVEPGNNPIFPRIPVEGPLSPSRGDFPKGMPPQLGPGRELEFGMVPSGMKGDVSLNVSMGSNSQMIPQKMREAGAGPEEMLKLRAGGADMLPAQQKMVPLPFGEHPQQEYGMGPRPFLPMSQGPGSNSGLRNLREPMGPDQRTNSRLSHMPPLPLNPSSNPTSLNTAPPVQRGLGRKPVDISVAGSQVHSPGINPLKSPTMRQVQSPMLGSPSGNLKSPQTPSQLAGMLAGPAAAASIKSPPVLGSAAASPVHLKSPSLPAPSPGWTSSPKPPLQSPGIPPNHKAPLTMASPAMLASVESGGPPPPTASQSASVSIPGSLPSSTPYTMPPEPTLSQNPLSIMMSRMSKFAMPSSTPLYHDAIKTVASSDDDSPPARSPNLPSMNNMPGMGINTQNPRISGPNPVVPMPTLSPMGMTQPLSHSNQMPSPNAMGPNIPPHGVPMGPGLMSHNPVMGHGSQEPPVVPQGRMGFPQAFPPVQSPPQQVPFPHNGPSGGQGNFPGGMGFPGEGPLGRPSNLPQSSADAALCKPGGPGGPDSFAVLGNSMPSVFTDPDLQEVIRPGATGIPEFDLSRIIPSEKPSQTLQYFPRGEVPGRKQPQGPGPGFSHMQGMMGEQAPRMGLALPGMGGPGPVGTPDIPLGPAPSMPGHNPMRPPAFLQQGMMGPHHRMMSPAQSTMPGQPTLMSNPAAAVGMIPGKDRGPAGLYTHPGPVGSPGMMMSMQGMMGPQQNIMIPPQMRPRGMAADVGMGGFSQGPGNPGNMMF, from the exons ATGCATTCCAGTAACCCTAAAGTGAGGAACTCTCCGTCAGGAAACACACAGAG CCCTAAGTCAAAGCAGGAGGTGATGGTCCGTCCCCCTACAGTGATGTCCCCATCTGGAAACCCCCAGCTGGATTCCAAATTCTCCAATCAGG aatgtAATTCTGCTGACCACATAAAGTCCCAGGATTCCCAGCACACACCACACTCGATGACCCCATCAAATGCTACAGTCCCCAGGTCTTCCACCCCCTCCCATGGCCAGACTACTGCCCCAGAGCCCACACCTGCTCAGAAGACTCCTGCCAAAGTGGTGTATGTGTTTTCTACTGAGGTGGCTAATAA GGCTGCAGAAGCCGTATTGAAGGGCCAGGTTGAAACTATCGTCTCTTTCCACATCCAGAACATCTCTAACAGCAAGACAGAGAGAAGCACAGCCCCTCTG AACACACAGATATCTGCCCTTCGAAATGATCCGAAACCTCTCCCACAACAGCCCCCAGCTCCAGCCAACCAGGACCAGAATTCTTCCCAGAACACCAGGCTGCAGCCAACTCCCCCCATTCCGGCACCAGCACCCAAGCCTGCCGCGCCCCCGCGTCCCCTGGACCGGGACAGTCCTGGGGTAGAAAACAAACTGATCCCTTCTGTCGGCAGCCCTGCCGGCTCCACTCCACTGCCCCCAGACAGCACCGGGCCAAACTCAACGCCCAACAACCGAGCCGTGACCCCTGTCTCCCAGGGGAGCAATAGCTCTTCAGCAGATCCCAAAGCCCCCCCGCCTCCGCCGGTGTCCAGTGGAGAGCCCCCCACACTGGGGGAGAACCCTGATGGACTATCTCAGGAGCAGCTGGAGCACCGGGAGCGCTCCTTACAAACGCTCAGAGATATCCAGCGAATGCTTTTCCCCGATGAGAAGGAATTCCCAGGAGGACAGAGTGGGGGACCCCAGCAGAACACTGGGGTATTAGATGGACCTCAGAAAAAACCAGAAGGGCCTATACAGGCCATGATGGTTCAATCCCAAAGCCTAGGTAAGGGACCTGGGCCCCGGACAGACGTGGGGGCTCCATTTGGCCCTCAAGGACACAGAGATGTGCCCTTTTCTCCAGATGAAATGGTTCCACCCTCCATGAACTCCCAGTCTGGGCCCATCGGACCGGACCACCTGGATCACATGACCCCTGAGCAGATAGCGTGGCTGAAATTGCAGCAGGAGTTCTAcgaagagaagaggaggaagcaggagCAAGTGGTCGTGCAGCAGTGCTCCCTCCAGGACATGATGGTCCATCAGCACGGGCCTCGGGGAGTGGTCCGAGGGCCCCCCCCTCCGTACCAGATGACCCCTGGTGaggcctgggggcctgggggctCAGAGCCCTTTGCCGATGGGATCAACATGCCCCATTCTCTGCCCCCGAGAGCCATGGCTCCCCACCCCAGCATGCCAGGGAGCCAAATGCGCCTCCCTGGATTTGCAGGAATGATGAATTCTGAGATGGAGGGACCCAATGTCCCCAACCCGGCATCGCGACCAGGTCTTTCTGCAGTCAGCTGGCCAGACGATGTGCCAAAAATCCCAGACGGTCGAAACTTCCCACCTGGCCAGGGCGTCTTCAGTGGTCCTGGCCGAGGGGAGCGCTTCCCAAACCCCCAAGGATTGTCTGAAGAGATGTTTCAACAGCAGCTGGCAGAGAAGCAGCTGGGATTGCCCCCGGGGATGAGCGTGGAAGGCATCAGGCCTGGAATGGAGATGAACAGGATGATCCCAGGCTCCCAGCGCCATGTGGAGCCAGGGAATAATCCCATCTTCCCGCGAATACCAGTGGAGGGCCCACTGAGCCCTTCCAGGGGTGACTTTCCAAAAGGAATGCCCCCGCAGCTGGGCCCTGGCCGGGAACTCGAGTTTGGGATGGTTCCCAGTGGGATGAAGGGAGATGTCAGTTTAAATGTCAGCATGGGATCCAACTCTCAGATGATACCTCAGAAGATGAGAGAGGCTGGGGCGGGGCCCGAGGAGATGCTGAAGCTCCGTGCGGGTGGCGCGGACATGCTGCCTGCTCAGCAGAAGATGGTGCCCTTGCCGTTCGGCGAGCACCCGCAGCAAGAGTATGGCATGGGCCCCAGGCCGTTCCTCCCCATGTCTCAGGGTCCAGGCAGCAACAGTGGCTTGCGGAATCTCAGAGAACCCATGGGGCCCGACCAAAGGACTAACAGCCGGCTCAGTCATATGCCACCACTACCTCTCAACCCTTCCAGTAACCCCACTAGCCTCAACACAGCTCCTCCCGTTCAGCGCGGCCTGGGGCGGAAGCCCGTGGATATATCTGTGGCAGGCAGCCAGGTGCATTCCCCAGGCATCAACCCTCTGAAATCTCCCACGATGCGCCAAGTCCAGTCACCGATGCTGGGCTCACCCTCGGGGAACCTCAAGTCCCCCCAGACTCCATCGCAGCTGGCAGGCATGCTGGCGGGCCCAGCTGCCGCTGCTTCCATTAAGTCCCCGCCCGTCTTGGGGTCTGCTGCTGCTTCGCCTGTTCACCTCAAGTCTCCATCACTTCCTGCCCCATCACCTGGATGGACCTCGTCTCCAAAACCTCCTCTTCAGAGTCCTGGGATCCCTCCAAACCACAAAGCGCCCCTCACCATGGCCTCCCCAGCCATGCTGGCAAGTGTAGAGTCAG GTGGCCCCCCACCTCCTACAGCCAGCCAGTCTGCCTCTGTGAGTATCCCGGGAAGTCTTCCCTCTAGTACACCTTACACCATGCCTCCAGAGCCGACCCTTTCCCAGAACCCACTGTCTATTATGATGTCTCGAATGTCCAAGTTTGCAATGCCCAGTTCTACCCCGTTATACCACGACGCCATCAAGACCGTGGCCAGCTCAGATGACGACTCCCCTCCAGCTCGTTCTCCCAACTTGCCATCAATGAATAATATGCCAG gaatgGGCATTAATACACAGAATCCTCGAATTTCAGGTCCAAACCCCGTGGTTCCAATGCCAACCCTCAGCCCAATGGGAATGACCCAGCCACTTTCTCACTCCAATCAGATGCCCTCTCCGAACGCCATGGGACCCAACATACCTCCTCACGGAGTCCCTATGGGGCCTGGTTTGATGTCACACAATCCTGTCATGGGCCATGGGTCCCAGGAGCCTCCAGTGGTACCTCAGGGACGCATGGGTTTTCCCCAGGCTTTCCCTCCAGTTCAGTCTCCTCCACAGCAGGTTCCGTTTCCTCACAATGGCCCCAGTGGGGGGCAGGGCAACTTCCCAGGAGGGATGGGTTTCCCAGGAGAAGGGCCTCTTGGCCGCCCCAGCAACCTGCCCCAAAGTTCAGCAGATGCAGCACTTTGCAAGCCTGGAGGCCCGGGGGGTCCTGACTCCTTCGCTGTCCTGGGAAACAGCATGCCTTCAGTGTTTACAGACCCAGATCTACAGGAGGTCATCCGACCTGGAGCCACCGGAATACCTGAGTTTGACCTGTCTCGCATTATCCCATCTGAGAAGCCTAGCCAGACACTGCAATATTTCCCTCGAGGGGAAGTCCCAGGCCGTAAACAGCCCCAGGGTCCCGGACCTGGGTTTTCGCACATGCAGGGGATGATGGGCGAACAAGCCCCCAGAATGGGACTAGCATTACCTGGCATGGGAGGTCCAGGGCCCGTGGGAACTCCAGACATCCCTCTTGGTCCAGCTCCATCCATGCCAGGCCACAACCCTATGAGACCACCAGCCTTTCTCCAGCAAGGCATGATGGGACCTCACCATCGGATGATGTCACCAGCACAATCTACAATGCCCGGCCAGCCCACCCTGATGAGCAATCCCGCTGCTGCCGTGGGCATGATTCCTGGCAAGGATCGGGGGCCTGCCGGGCTCTACACTCACCCTGGGCCTGTGGGCTCTCCAGGCATGATGATGTCCATGCAGGGCATGATGGGACCCCAACAGAACATCATGATCCCCCCACAGATGAGGCCCCGGGGCATGGCCGCTGACGTGGGCATGGGTGGATTCAGCCAAGGACCTGGCAACCCAGGAAACATgatgttttaa
- the BCL9 gene encoding B-cell CLL/lymphoma 9 protein isoform X2 has translation MHSSNPKVRNSPSGNTQSPKSKQEVMVRPPTVMSPSGNPQLDSKFSNQGKQGGSASQSQPSPCDSKSGGHTPKALPGPGGSMGLKNGAGNGAKGKGKRERSISADSFDQRDPGTPNDDSDMKECNSADHIKSQDSQHTPHSMTPSNATVPRSSTPSHGQTTAPEPTPAQKTPAKVVYVFSTEVANKAAEAVLKGQVETIVSFHIQNISNSKTERSTAPLNTQISALRNDPKPLPQQPPAPANQDQNSSQNTRLQPTPPIPAPAPKPAAPPRPLDRDSPGVENKLIPSVGSPAGSTPLPPDSTGPNSTPNNRAVTPVSQGSNSSSADPKAPPPPPVSSGEPPTLGENPDGLSQEQLEHRERSLQTLRDIQRMLFPDEKEFPGGQSGGPQQNTGVLDGPQKKPEGPIQAMMVQSQSLGKGPGPRTDVGAPFGPQGHRDVPFSPDEMVPPSMNSQSGPIGPDHLDHMTPEQIAWLKLQQEFYEEKRRKQEQVVVQQCSLQDMMVHQHGPRGVVRGPPPPYQMTPGEAWGPGGSEPFADGINMPHSLPPRAMAPHPSMPGSQMRLPGFAGMMNSEMEGPNVPNPASRPGLSAVSWPDDVPKIPDGRNFPPGQGVFSGPGRGERFPNPQGLSEEMFQQQLAEKQLGLPPGMSVEGIRPGMEMNRMIPGSQRHVEPGNNPIFPRIPVEGPLSPSRGDFPKGMPPQLGPGRELEFGMVPSGMKGDVSLNVSMGSNSQMIPQKMREAGAGPEEMLKLRAGGADMLPAQQKMVPLPFGEHPQQEYGMGPRPFLPMSQGPGSNSGLRNLREPMGPDQRTNSRLSHMPPLPLNPSSNPTSLNTAPPVQRGLGRKPVDISVAGSQVHSPGINPLKSPTMRQVQSPMLGSPSGNLKSPQTPSQLAGMLAGPAAAASIKSPPVLGSAAASPVHLKSPSLPAPSPGWTSSPKPPLQSPGIPPNHKAPLTMASPAMLASVESGGPPPPTASQSASVSIPGSLPSSTPYTMPPEPTLSQNPLSIMMSRMSKFAMPSSTPLYHDAIKTVASSDDDSPPARSPNLPSMNNMPGMGINTQNPRISGPNPVVPMPTLSPMGMTQPLSHSNQMPSPNAMGPNIPPHGVPMGPGLMSHNPVMGHGSQEPPVVPQGRMGFPQAFPPVQSPPQQVPFPHNGPSGGQGNFPGGMGFPGEGPLGRPSNLPQSSADAALCKPGGPGGPDSFAVLGNSMPSVFTDPDLQEVIRPGATGIPEFDLSRIIPSEKPSQTLQYFPRGEVPGRKQPQGPGPGFSHMQGMMGEQAPRMGLALPGMGGPGPVGTPDIPLGPAPSMPGHNPMRPPAFLQQGMMGPHHRMMSPAQSTMPGQPTLMSNPAAAVGMIPGKDRGPAGLYTHPGPVGSPGMMMSMQGMMGPQQNIMIPPQMRPRGMAADVGMGGFSQGPGNPGNMMF, from the exons ATGCATTCCAGTAACCCTAAAGTGAGGAACTCTCCGTCAGGAAACACACAGAG CCCTAAGTCAAAGCAGGAGGTGATGGTCCGTCCCCCTACAGTGATGTCCCCATCTGGAAACCCCCAGCTGGATTCCAAATTCTCCAATCAGGGTAAACAGGGGGGCTCAGCCAGCCAATCCCAGCCATCCCCCTGTGACTCCAAGAGTGGGGGCCATACCCCTAAAGCACTCCCTGGCCCAGGTGGGAGCATGGGGCTGAAGAATGGGGCTGGAAATGGTGCCAAGGGCAAGGGGAAAAGGGAGCGAAGTATTTCCGCCGACTCCTTTGATCAGAGAGATCCTGGGACTCCAAACGATGACTCTGACATGAAAG aatgtAATTCTGCTGACCACATAAAGTCCCAGGATTCCCAGCACACACCACACTCGATGACCCCATCAAATGCTACAGTCCCCAGGTCTTCCACCCCCTCCCATGGCCAGACTACTGCCCCAGAGCCCACACCTGCTCAGAAGACTCCTGCCAAAGTGGTGTATGTGTTTTCTACTGAGGTGGCTAATAA GGCTGCAGAAGCCGTATTGAAGGGCCAGGTTGAAACTATCGTCTCTTTCCACATCCAGAACATCTCTAACAGCAAGACAGAGAGAAGCACAGCCCCTCTG AACACACAGATATCTGCCCTTCGAAATGATCCGAAACCTCTCCCACAACAGCCCCCAGCTCCAGCCAACCAGGACCAGAATTCTTCCCAGAACACCAGGCTGCAGCCAACTCCCCCCATTCCGGCACCAGCACCCAAGCCTGCCGCGCCCCCGCGTCCCCTGGACCGGGACAGTCCTGGGGTAGAAAACAAACTGATCCCTTCTGTCGGCAGCCCTGCCGGCTCCACTCCACTGCCCCCAGACAGCACCGGGCCAAACTCAACGCCCAACAACCGAGCCGTGACCCCTGTCTCCCAGGGGAGCAATAGCTCTTCAGCAGATCCCAAAGCCCCCCCGCCTCCGCCGGTGTCCAGTGGAGAGCCCCCCACACTGGGGGAGAACCCTGATGGACTATCTCAGGAGCAGCTGGAGCACCGGGAGCGCTCCTTACAAACGCTCAGAGATATCCAGCGAATGCTTTTCCCCGATGAGAAGGAATTCCCAGGAGGACAGAGTGGGGGACCCCAGCAGAACACTGGGGTATTAGATGGACCTCAGAAAAAACCAGAAGGGCCTATACAGGCCATGATGGTTCAATCCCAAAGCCTAGGTAAGGGACCTGGGCCCCGGACAGACGTGGGGGCTCCATTTGGCCCTCAAGGACACAGAGATGTGCCCTTTTCTCCAGATGAAATGGTTCCACCCTCCATGAACTCCCAGTCTGGGCCCATCGGACCGGACCACCTGGATCACATGACCCCTGAGCAGATAGCGTGGCTGAAATTGCAGCAGGAGTTCTAcgaagagaagaggaggaagcaggagCAAGTGGTCGTGCAGCAGTGCTCCCTCCAGGACATGATGGTCCATCAGCACGGGCCTCGGGGAGTGGTCCGAGGGCCCCCCCCTCCGTACCAGATGACCCCTGGTGaggcctgggggcctgggggctCAGAGCCCTTTGCCGATGGGATCAACATGCCCCATTCTCTGCCCCCGAGAGCCATGGCTCCCCACCCCAGCATGCCAGGGAGCCAAATGCGCCTCCCTGGATTTGCAGGAATGATGAATTCTGAGATGGAGGGACCCAATGTCCCCAACCCGGCATCGCGACCAGGTCTTTCTGCAGTCAGCTGGCCAGACGATGTGCCAAAAATCCCAGACGGTCGAAACTTCCCACCTGGCCAGGGCGTCTTCAGTGGTCCTGGCCGAGGGGAGCGCTTCCCAAACCCCCAAGGATTGTCTGAAGAGATGTTTCAACAGCAGCTGGCAGAGAAGCAGCTGGGATTGCCCCCGGGGATGAGCGTGGAAGGCATCAGGCCTGGAATGGAGATGAACAGGATGATCCCAGGCTCCCAGCGCCATGTGGAGCCAGGGAATAATCCCATCTTCCCGCGAATACCAGTGGAGGGCCCACTGAGCCCTTCCAGGGGTGACTTTCCAAAAGGAATGCCCCCGCAGCTGGGCCCTGGCCGGGAACTCGAGTTTGGGATGGTTCCCAGTGGGATGAAGGGAGATGTCAGTTTAAATGTCAGCATGGGATCCAACTCTCAGATGATACCTCAGAAGATGAGAGAGGCTGGGGCGGGGCCCGAGGAGATGCTGAAGCTCCGTGCGGGTGGCGCGGACATGCTGCCTGCTCAGCAGAAGATGGTGCCCTTGCCGTTCGGCGAGCACCCGCAGCAAGAGTATGGCATGGGCCCCAGGCCGTTCCTCCCCATGTCTCAGGGTCCAGGCAGCAACAGTGGCTTGCGGAATCTCAGAGAACCCATGGGGCCCGACCAAAGGACTAACAGCCGGCTCAGTCATATGCCACCACTACCTCTCAACCCTTCCAGTAACCCCACTAGCCTCAACACAGCTCCTCCCGTTCAGCGCGGCCTGGGGCGGAAGCCCGTGGATATATCTGTGGCAGGCAGCCAGGTGCATTCCCCAGGCATCAACCCTCTGAAATCTCCCACGATGCGCCAAGTCCAGTCACCGATGCTGGGCTCACCCTCGGGGAACCTCAAGTCCCCCCAGACTCCATCGCAGCTGGCAGGCATGCTGGCGGGCCCAGCTGCCGCTGCTTCCATTAAGTCCCCGCCCGTCTTGGGGTCTGCTGCTGCTTCGCCTGTTCACCTCAAGTCTCCATCACTTCCTGCCCCATCACCTGGATGGACCTCGTCTCCAAAACCTCCTCTTCAGAGTCCTGGGATCCCTCCAAACCACAAAGCGCCCCTCACCATGGCCTCCCCAGCCATGCTGGCAAGTGTAGAGTCAG GTGGCCCCCCACCTCCTACAGCCAGCCAGTCTGCCTCTGTGAGTATCCCGGGAAGTCTTCCCTCTAGTACACCTTACACCATGCCTCCAGAGCCGACCCTTTCCCAGAACCCACTGTCTATTATGATGTCTCGAATGTCCAAGTTTGCAATGCCCAGTTCTACCCCGTTATACCACGACGCCATCAAGACCGTGGCCAGCTCAGATGACGACTCCCCTCCAGCTCGTTCTCCCAACTTGCCATCAATGAATAATATGCCAG gaatgGGCATTAATACACAGAATCCTCGAATTTCAGGTCCAAACCCCGTGGTTCCAATGCCAACCCTCAGCCCAATGGGAATGACCCAGCCACTTTCTCACTCCAATCAGATGCCCTCTCCGAACGCCATGGGACCCAACATACCTCCTCACGGAGTCCCTATGGGGCCTGGTTTGATGTCACACAATCCTGTCATGGGCCATGGGTCCCAGGAGCCTCCAGTGGTACCTCAGGGACGCATGGGTTTTCCCCAGGCTTTCCCTCCAGTTCAGTCTCCTCCACAGCAGGTTCCGTTTCCTCACAATGGCCCCAGTGGGGGGCAGGGCAACTTCCCAGGAGGGATGGGTTTCCCAGGAGAAGGGCCTCTTGGCCGCCCCAGCAACCTGCCCCAAAGTTCAGCAGATGCAGCACTTTGCAAGCCTGGAGGCCCGGGGGGTCCTGACTCCTTCGCTGTCCTGGGAAACAGCATGCCTTCAGTGTTTACAGACCCAGATCTACAGGAGGTCATCCGACCTGGAGCCACCGGAATACCTGAGTTTGACCTGTCTCGCATTATCCCATCTGAGAAGCCTAGCCAGACACTGCAATATTTCCCTCGAGGGGAAGTCCCAGGCCGTAAACAGCCCCAGGGTCCCGGACCTGGGTTTTCGCACATGCAGGGGATGATGGGCGAACAAGCCCCCAGAATGGGACTAGCATTACCTGGCATGGGAGGTCCAGGGCCCGTGGGAACTCCAGACATCCCTCTTGGTCCAGCTCCATCCATGCCAGGCCACAACCCTATGAGACCACCAGCCTTTCTCCAGCAAGGCATGATGGGACCTCACCATCGGATGATGTCACCAGCACAATCTACAATGCCCGGCCAGCCCACCCTGATGAGCAATCCCGCTGCTGCCGTGGGCATGATTCCTGGCAAGGATCGGGGGCCTGCCGGGCTCTACACTCACCCTGGGCCTGTGGGCTCTCCAGGCATGATGATGTCCATGCAGGGCATGATGGGACCCCAACAGAACATCATGATCCCCCCACAGATGAGGCCCCGGGGCATGGCCGCTGACGTGGGCATGGGTGGATTCAGCCAAGGACCTGGCAACCCAGGAAACATgatgttttaa